The following is a genomic window from Candidatus Protochlamydia phocaeensis.
TGCAGCTTTTTATCCTTTTCTAGACATTCGATTAAGCAACCGGCTCTCTTTAAATAAGAATTAACGGTAGTTCTAAACATGTAATGCTAAATTGTAATAACAGATAAAATATTTGATCATTCCAATATGATTAGCTAGTTTTTTAGAGAAAGATAAAGTTTTTCTTACAAGCCTTGCGACTCTTTGTCTAAGAGTACAATTAAATCTTTCAATATAACTTGTTTTGCCAGATTCTT
Proteins encoded in this region:
- a CDS encoding IS1 family transposase; this encodes ESGKTSYIERFNCTLRQRVARLVRKTLSFSKKLANHIGMIKYFICYYNLALHV